From one Sphingomonas sp. BT-65 genomic stretch:
- a CDS encoding TlpA disulfide reductase family protein, whose product MRSTIALLPVLTALTLGIAGCDKPKEPGEQANAAVAGESTAAPANKAAAGGDVERIGTIDRSHKGEAAPALAFQAPDGKPATLAAFKGKPLLLNLWATWCAPCVREMPALDRLAQREGDRIRVLTVSQDLEGAAKVTPYFAKAGFKALQPYLDPDVGLSTHYGVNLPTTVFYDAQGREVWRVAGDMDWDGDTAKAWLAEAG is encoded by the coding sequence TTGCGCTCGACGATCGCGCTTCTCCCTGTCCTTACGGCCCTGACCCTTGGAATTGCCGGCTGCGATAAGCCGAAGGAGCCGGGCGAGCAAGCAAACGCCGCTGTTGCGGGCGAAAGCACTGCTGCACCCGCGAACAAGGCCGCGGCGGGCGGCGATGTCGAGCGGATCGGCACGATCGACCGCAGCCACAAGGGCGAGGCCGCGCCGGCGCTGGCGTTCCAGGCGCCGGACGGCAAGCCCGCGACGCTCGCCGCGTTCAAGGGCAAGCCGCTGCTGCTCAACCTGTGGGCGACCTGGTGCGCGCCGTGCGTGCGCGAGATGCCGGCGCTCGACCGGCTGGCGCAGCGCGAAGGCGACAGGATTCGGGTGCTGACGGTGAGCCAGGACCTCGAAGGCGCGGCGAAGGTGACGCCCTATTTCGCGAAGGCGGGATTCAAGGCGCTCCAGCCTTATCTCGATCCCGATGTCGGCCTGTCGACGCATTACGGCGTCAACCTGCCGACCACCGTGTTCTATGACGCGCAGGGCCGCGAGGTGTGGCGCGTTGCGGGCGACATGGACTGGGACGGCGACACGGCGAAGGCGTGGCTGGCCGAGGCGGGGTGA
- the argH gene encoding argininosuccinate lyase produces the protein MWGGRFAEGPSSVMREINASIPFDKRMWRQDIAGSKAHVAMLGKQGIVGAEDAAAISAGLDAVAADYEREGVPEDLALEDIHMLTEARLAGKIGPVAGRLHTARSRNDQVATDFRLWVRDATDQVLAALGALQEALLARAEEHADSVMPGFTHLQSAQPVTLGHHLMAYFEMIGRDVSRFSDARARGNLCPLGSAALAGTGFPLDRKATAAALGFDGPTRNSLDAVSDRDFALDYLMAAAQCSLHLSRLAEEFVIWASQPFGFVKLSDQWSTGSSIMPQKRNPDAAELVRGHSGRIVGCLTALMITMKGLPLAYSKDMQDDKPPVFEAHDLLALSIAAMTGMVESAQFRTDRMRGLAESGFATATDLADWLVREGGIPFREAHHITGRAVAAAEAKGVRLDQLELADLQAIDQRIDERAFGVLSVDASVASRTSFGGTAPVRVREAIAAARAARGE, from the coding sequence ATGTGGGGCGGGCGCTTCGCCGAAGGCCCGTCGTCGGTGATGCGCGAGATTAACGCTTCCATCCCGTTCGACAAGCGCATGTGGCGGCAGGACATCGCAGGATCGAAGGCGCACGTCGCGATGCTGGGCAAGCAGGGCATCGTCGGCGCCGAGGATGCCGCGGCGATCTCCGCCGGGCTCGACGCGGTCGCCGCCGACTACGAACGCGAAGGGGTGCCCGAGGACCTCGCGCTCGAGGACATCCACATGCTGACCGAGGCGCGGCTGGCCGGGAAGATCGGGCCGGTCGCCGGACGCCTCCACACCGCGCGCAGCCGCAACGATCAGGTCGCGACCGACTTCCGCCTGTGGGTGCGCGACGCCACGGACCAGGTGCTCGCCGCGCTCGGCGCGCTGCAGGAGGCATTGCTCGCCCGCGCCGAGGAACATGCCGACAGCGTGATGCCCGGCTTCACCCATCTCCAGAGCGCGCAGCCGGTGACCTTGGGTCATCACCTCATGGCCTATTTCGAGATGATCGGCCGCGACGTCTCGCGCTTCTCGGACGCCCGTGCGCGCGGCAATCTCTGCCCGCTGGGATCGGCAGCGCTGGCCGGCACCGGCTTCCCGCTCGACCGCAAGGCGACCGCGGCCGCGCTCGGCTTCGACGGGCCGACGCGCAACTCGCTCGACGCCGTCAGCGACCGGGATTTCGCACTCGATTATCTGATGGCGGCCGCGCAGTGCAGCCTGCACCTCAGCCGCCTTGCCGAGGAATTCGTGATCTGGGCGAGCCAGCCCTTCGGCTTCGTCAAGCTCTCCGATCAATGGTCGACCGGCAGCTCGATCATGCCGCAGAAGCGCAACCCCGACGCCGCCGAGCTGGTGCGCGGACATAGCGGCCGGATCGTCGGCTGCCTCACGGCGCTGATGATCACGATGAAGGGCCTGCCCCTCGCCTATTCGAAGGACATGCAGGACGACAAGCCGCCGGTGTTCGAGGCGCACGACCTGCTCGCGCTGTCGATCGCGGCGATGACCGGGATGGTCGAGAGCGCGCAGTTCCGCACCGACCGGATGCGCGGGCTGGCGGAGAGCGGCTTCGCGACCGCCACCGACCTCGCCGACTGGCTGGTGCGCGAGGGCGGCATTCCGTTCCGCGAGGCGCATCATATCACTGGCCGCGCGGTCGCCGCGGCGGAGGCCAAGGGCGTGCGGCTCGACCAGCTCGAGCTTGCGGATTTGCAGGCGATCGACCAGCGTATCGACGAGCGTGCGTTTGGCGTGCTCAGCGTCGACGCGTCGGTGGCGAGCCGGACGAGCTTCGGCGGGACTGCCCCGGTGCGGGTGCGTGAGGCAATTGCGGCGGCGCGTGCCGCAAGAGGAGAGTGA
- the lysA gene encoding diaminopimelate decarboxylase, translated as MDHFNRKNGVLHAEHVAIPQIAADVGTPVYVYSTATLERHARVLKDALADLPSVHIAFAIKANPNLAVLGVLAKQGYGADVVSGGELKRALAAGMKAEDIVFSGVGKTRAELQLGLDEGIGQFNLELEEEGEVLADLAHAQGKTAPAVLRVNPDVDAGTHAKISTGKAENKFGVAIDRAAEIFGRLAGRPGLDLRGVAIHIGSQLKELAPLEAAYKRVGELVEQLRAAGHSITHVDLGGGLGVPYRPGETVSSAEEFGAMVKRVTQGWDVTLMFEPGRFICGNAGVLVTEVIWVKPAAGNPYVIVDAAMNDLARPALYEAYHEFEAVEPTGEKFLANIAGPVCETGDTFAMGREIDVVRSGDLAVFRTAGAYGATMASTYNSRALVPEVLVSGDKFAVVADRIQPETIMGAERVPEWVR; from the coding sequence ATGGATCATTTCAACCGCAAGAACGGCGTGCTCCACGCCGAGCACGTCGCCATCCCGCAAATCGCCGCGGACGTCGGCACGCCCGTCTATGTCTATTCGACCGCGACGCTCGAGCGCCACGCCCGGGTGCTCAAGGACGCGCTGGCCGATCTGCCCAGCGTCCACATCGCCTTCGCGATCAAGGCCAACCCCAACCTCGCCGTGCTCGGCGTGCTGGCGAAGCAGGGCTATGGCGCCGACGTCGTCTCGGGCGGCGAACTCAAGCGCGCGCTGGCTGCGGGGATGAAGGCCGAGGACATCGTCTTCTCCGGCGTCGGCAAGACCCGCGCGGAGCTGCAGCTCGGCCTCGACGAGGGGATCGGCCAGTTCAACCTCGAGCTCGAGGAGGAGGGTGAAGTGCTCGCCGACTTGGCGCATGCCCAGGGCAAGACCGCCCCCGCGGTGCTGCGCGTGAACCCCGATGTCGACGCCGGCACCCACGCCAAGATCTCGACCGGCAAGGCCGAGAACAAGTTCGGCGTGGCGATCGACCGCGCCGCCGAGATCTTCGGCCGCCTCGCCGGCCGGCCGGGCCTCGACCTGCGGGGGGTCGCGATCCACATCGGCAGCCAATTGAAGGAGCTCGCGCCGCTCGAGGCCGCGTACAAGCGCGTCGGCGAGCTGGTCGAACAGCTCCGCGCCGCCGGACACAGCATCACCCATGTCGATCTCGGCGGCGGGCTCGGCGTGCCCTATCGCCCGGGCGAGACCGTCTCCTCGGCCGAGGAATTCGGCGCAATGGTCAAGCGGGTGACGCAGGGCTGGGACGTCACGTTGATGTTCGAACCGGGCCGCTTCATCTGCGGCAATGCCGGGGTGCTGGTGACCGAGGTGATCTGGGTCAAGCCCGCCGCGGGCAATCCCTATGTCATCGTCGACGCGGCGATGAACGACCTTGCCCGCCCCGCGCTCTACGAGGCCTATCACGAGTTCGAGGCGGTCGAGCCGACCGGCGAGAAGTTCCTCGCCAATATCGCCGGGCCGGTGTGCGAGACCGGCGACACCTTCGCGATGGGGCGTGAGATCGACGTCGTGCGCTCGGGCGACCTCGCGGTGTTCCGCACCGCAGGCGCCTATGGCGCGACCATGGCCTCGACCTATAACAGCCGGGCATTGGTGCCCGAGGTGCTGGTGTCGGGCGACAAGTTCGCGGTGGTCGCGGACCGCATCCAGCCCGAAACCATCATGGGCGCCGAGCGCGTGCCCGAGTGGGTGCGGTGA
- a CDS encoding TetR/AcrR family transcriptional regulator — protein sequence MAATVTVAKSEGAASEGKEPRTARGRRTLRAILDAAAVEFGEKGFHDGSISGITRRAGVALGSFYTYFDSKDAVFRALVRDMSEQVREHVAPAIRAAPEQIAAERAGLETFIGFVRKHKEIYRIIDEAEFVDPESFRLHYATTAERIEKRLRAAADRGELRADVSEVHAWAIMGMNVFLGLRYGVWNEDREAADVADTVAEMLARGLGAR from the coding sequence ATGGCGGCCACAGTCACAGTGGCGAAGAGCGAGGGCGCGGCGAGCGAGGGCAAGGAGCCGCGCACCGCGCGCGGCCGCCGCACGCTGCGCGCGATCCTCGACGCTGCGGCCGTCGAGTTCGGCGAGAAGGGCTTCCACGACGGCTCGATCAGCGGGATCACGCGCCGCGCCGGCGTCGCGCTGGGCAGCTTCTACACCTATTTCGATTCGAAGGACGCGGTGTTCCGCGCGCTGGTCCGCGACATGAGCGAGCAGGTGCGCGAGCATGTCGCCCCCGCGATCCGCGCCGCGCCCGAACAGATCGCCGCCGAGCGCGCCGGTCTCGAAACCTTCATCGGCTTCGTGCGAAAGCACAAGGAGATCTACCGCATCATCGACGAGGCCGAGTTCGTCGACCCCGAGAGCTTCCGCCTTCACTACGCCACTACCGCCGAGCGCATCGAGAAGCGCCTGCGCGCCGCCGCCGACCGCGGCGAGCTGCGCGCCGACGTGTCCGAGGTCCATGCCTGGGCGATCATGGGGATGAACGTGTTCCTGGGGCTGCGCTACGGCGTGTGGAACGAGGACCGCGAGGCTGCGGACGTGGCGGATACGGTCGCCGAGATGCTGGCGCGGGGGCTGGGGGCGAGGTAG
- a CDS encoding lipoprotein codes for MRTLVVFTALLLAACGNKGDLKPATGGSLPTKPYGAVATPTPADLMQAPPQTRPTRSDEVLRSSEERRGDEFELPPQN; via the coding sequence ATGCGAACCTTGGTGGTATTCACGGCGCTTCTGTTGGCTGCTTGCGGCAACAAGGGCGACCTGAAACCGGCCACCGGGGGATCGCTGCCGACCAAACCCTATGGGGCGGTGGCCACACCGACGCCGGCTGATTTGATGCAGGCGCCGCCCCAGACTCGCCCCACGCGCAGCGACGAAGTGCTGCGCAGCTCCGAGGAACGCCGCGGCGACGAATTCGAACTGCCGCCGCAGAACTGA
- a CDS encoding bifunctional precorrin-2 dehydrogenase/sirohydrochlorin ferrochelatase produces the protein MKRSGLPVFVQLDGRPVILVGSGPAAEAKRRLLERAGAVIVGEAEDARLAIVAGDDPEPVAVRLKARGILVNVADRPDLCDFTLPAIVERDPVTVAIGTGGASAGLAAALRQRLEAVLPASLGGLAEALKRSRAAIRQRWPDAGERRRAIGAALAGPLDPFRDPPNGAVERWLAEPDAESAGIVRLRLRSADPDDLTLREARLLAQADRITHRADVPPAILTRARADAERIACAAPPTNLPGLTVDLEMAG, from the coding sequence GTGAAACGATCGGGGCTGCCCGTCTTCGTCCAGCTGGACGGGCGGCCCGTGATCCTGGTCGGTAGCGGTCCGGCCGCGGAGGCCAAGCGCCGGCTGCTCGAACGCGCCGGGGCGGTGATCGTCGGCGAGGCGGAGGACGCGCGGCTCGCCATCGTCGCCGGCGATGATCCGGAGCCTGTGGCGGTGCGGCTCAAGGCACGCGGCATCCTCGTCAACGTCGCCGACCGGCCCGACCTGTGCGACTTCACCTTGCCCGCGATCGTCGAGCGCGATCCCGTCACGGTCGCGATCGGCACCGGCGGCGCGTCAGCGGGGCTGGCGGCGGCGTTGCGGCAGCGGCTGGAGGCGGTGCTGCCGGCGTCGCTCGGCGGGCTGGCGGAGGCATTGAAACGAAGCCGCGCGGCGATCCGCCAGCGCTGGCCCGATGCGGGCGAACGGCGGCGCGCGATCGGCGCGGCGCTGGCCGGCCCGCTCGATCCGTTCCGGGATCCGCCGAACGGCGCCGTGGAACGCTGGCTCGCCGAACCCGATGCAGAGTCCGCCGGCATCGTCCGCCTCCGCCTGCGCTCCGCCGATCCCGACGATCTCACCCTGCGCGAGGCGCGGCTACTGGCGCAGGCCGACCGCATCACGCATCGCGCCGATGTGCCGCCCGCGATCCTGACCCGTGCGCGTGCCGATGCTGAGCGCATTGCATGCGCCGCGCCTCCCACTAACTTGCCCGGCCTGACGGTCGACCTGGAGATGGCTGGATGA